Proteins co-encoded in one Spirochaeta lutea genomic window:
- a CDS encoding winged helix-turn-helix domain-containing protein, producing the protein MSAPQPSLPGRPVLELTNQEARQHVLSRFAHRYCESVHQAVQNTGYIQIDTIHVIQRAHHHVLYTRVPGYHPRDLDAALENRQIFEYWAHAAAYLPMEKYRFSLPRMQRIRRRGHEWFQANRRIVEHVLNRITQEGPLMARDFEDPRDKPGQWWDWKPAKIALEELLHQGILMVRERRSFQKVFDLAERILPSHISTTPPNPKEMAGYLIDMTLKNQYISRLPFLTSQHKDGRKHLVQTLTDEVEAGTLLPLTIQGEPGWYARPELLDPPVLLDPPVLLDPTGRLDPPELPDPPNLPDPRLPTASPNDHPKNSDPWLCILSPFDNLIIQRAWVEALFDFSYRIECYLPKEKRRYGYFSLPLLSHRGFVGMVDLKARRAEKVLAVQAEHLDGEFFSHGDSNAMLTAALEDFARFNGCHTLERPAPAG; encoded by the coding sequence ATGAGCGCCCCTCAACCCAGCCTGCCCGGCCGCCCGGTCCTGGAACTCACCAACCAGGAAGCCCGACAGCACGTTCTCTCCCGGTTCGCCCACCGGTATTGTGAATCCGTCCACCAGGCGGTACAAAACACCGGTTATATTCAGATTGATACCATCCACGTCATCCAGCGGGCCCACCACCATGTTCTGTACACCCGGGTTCCGGGTTACCATCCCCGGGACCTGGACGCGGCCCTGGAAAACCGGCAGATCTTCGAGTACTGGGCCCATGCCGCCGCCTACCTGCCCATGGAGAAGTACCGCTTCAGCCTTCCCCGGATGCAGCGCATCCGCCGCCGGGGGCATGAGTGGTTCCAGGCAAACCGAAGGATTGTGGAGCATGTACTGAACCGGATAACCCAGGAGGGTCCCCTGATGGCCAGGGATTTTGAAGACCCCCGGGACAAACCCGGGCAGTGGTGGGACTGGAAGCCTGCGAAAATCGCCCTGGAAGAACTGCTCCACCAGGGGATACTCATGGTCCGAGAGCGCCGGTCCTTTCAGAAGGTCTTCGACCTGGCCGAACGTATCCTGCCCAGCCATATCTCCACCACCCCCCCGAACCCCAAGGAAATGGCCGGCTACCTCATAGACATGACCCTGAAAAACCAGTACATCAGCCGCCTGCCCTTCCTGACCAGCCAACACAAGGACGGCCGCAAGCACCTCGTCCAGACCCTGACAGACGAGGTGGAAGCCGGCACCCTCCTCCCCCTGACTATTCAGGGCGAACCGGGATGGTACGCCCGGCCGGAGCTTCTGGACCCGCCGGTGCTTCTGGACCCGCCGGTGCTTCTTGACCCAACCGGTCGTCTGGACCCACCTGAACTTCCTGACCCACCGAATCTTCCTGACCCGCGCCTGCCGACGGCCTCACCGAATGATCACCCCAAGAACTCCGACCCCTGGCTTTGCATCCTCTCCCCCTTCGACAACCTCATCATTCAGCGCGCCTGGGTGGAGGCCCTTTTCGACTTCTCTTACCGGATCGAATGCTACCTTCCCAAGGAAAAACGCCGCTACGGGTATTTCAGCCTGCCCCTGTTGAGCCACCGCGGCTTCGTAGGAATGGTGGACCTCAAGGCCCGAAGAGCAGAAAAGGTCTTAGCCGTTCAAGCCGAGCACTTGGATGGAGAGTTTTTTTCCCATGGTGATTCCAATGCCATGCTCACAGCAGCCCTGGAGGATTTTGCCCGGTTCAACGGCTGCCATACCCTGGAGCGCCCCGCCCCTGCCGGGTAA
- a CDS encoding acetate and sugar kinases/Hsc70/actin family protein, with the protein MTNRNPSAGDTLVLGLDISTQSITGTLLSVNPRSYRVLADHSLAYARDERTKHLGIDPHSLIIPGQEPGQAEQPAVLFLAALDALLEDLKGQGAALSEVAAIQISAQQHGHAYLNDRAPALFAALNSTVSGGAGSGKSAGPGDGSAGPGGEQQNPSDPDLKTRLEPAFSYPGCPIWMTSNTSREADDLRRRSGGKDAVIALSGSDSPLRFTGAVIRRIALTDPGVYGATASIRLLNSLMAGVLSGNPDVPADWGNASGMTLMDYKNRTWSSELLEAAAGDLPGGARGLEDRLGGLAHPLTWAGRVASYFTQRYGFSPDCLVGVGSGDNPQSKVGTWGDLLSLGTSFVYMIHQDEPQTDPRGFANSMYDGLGQPFVFACRTNGALVWDQVRRSCGIEPQDFAAADQALAASAPGEDPLLFQPLEESFPPSPVTGRIQGDLVRDYPGVVDSSLGLLWYYSRHLSAATGPLAITGGPSASPEICRRVASLWQRPVVRVAGSGASLGAALAAYAGLILNPEGRGDFNAGSSVEAAAVLAPLVSRGGAEIPPDPVLVAAYHHGSDAYIPALIRRFEALGS; encoded by the coding sequence ATGACAAACCGTAATCCATCAGCCGGGGACACACTGGTCCTCGGATTGGACATCAGCACCCAGAGTATCACCGGCACCCTGTTGTCGGTAAATCCCCGGAGCTACCGCGTACTGGCCGATCACTCCCTAGCCTATGCCCGGGACGAACGGACCAAGCACCTGGGAATCGATCCCCACAGCCTCATTATCCCCGGCCAGGAACCCGGGCAGGCTGAACAGCCCGCAGTCCTCTTTTTGGCTGCTCTGGACGCCCTCCTGGAGGACCTGAAGGGGCAGGGCGCAGCCCTCTCGGAGGTGGCGGCCATTCAAATCTCCGCCCAGCAGCACGGCCACGCCTATCTCAATGACCGGGCGCCGGCGCTGTTTGCTGCGCTCAATTCCACGGTTTCAGGGGGTGCCGGATCAGGAAAATCAGCCGGACCGGGCGACGGGTCAGCCGGACCGGGCGGGGAACAACAAAATCCGTCGGACCCGGATCTGAAAACCCGATTGGAACCGGCCTTCAGTTACCCCGGCTGCCCCATTTGGATGACCAGCAATACATCCCGGGAGGCCGATGATCTGCGCCGGCGGTCCGGGGGCAAGGACGCGGTTATCGCTCTTTCGGGCAGCGATTCGCCCCTGCGTTTTACCGGGGCGGTCATCCGCCGGATTGCCCTAACCGATCCTGGGGTCTACGGCGCTACTGCGTCCATCCGGCTGCTGAACAGCCTCATGGCGGGGGTACTCTCGGGAAACCCGGATGTTCCTGCCGACTGGGGCAATGCCTCGGGAATGACCCTCATGGATTATAAAAACCGCACCTGGTCCTCCGAGCTCCTGGAGGCCGCTGCCGGGGACCTTCCCGGGGGAGCCCGGGGTCTTGAGGACCGCCTGGGCGGCCTTGCCCATCCCCTTACCTGGGCCGGCAGGGTGGCCAGTTATTTTACCCAGCGGTACGGATTCTCGCCGGATTGTCTTGTGGGTGTTGGTTCCGGGGATAATCCCCAATCCAAGGTAGGTACCTGGGGGGATCTTCTCAGCCTTGGAACCAGCTTCGTGTACATGATTCACCAGGATGAACCCCAAACCGATCCCCGGGGTTTCGCCAATAGCATGTACGACGGCCTCGGCCAGCCCTTTGTCTTTGCCTGCCGGACCAACGGGGCCTTGGTCTGGGACCAGGTGCGCCGGAGCTGCGGTATTGAACCCCAGGACTTCGCCGCAGCCGATCAGGCCCTGGCCGCTTCCGCCCCCGGGGAGGACCCCCTCCTGTTCCAGCCCCTGGAGGAGAGTTTCCCCCCCAGTCCCGTCACGGGTAGGATTCAGGGCGATCTCGTCCGGGACTACCCCGGGGTGGTGGACAGCTCTCTGGGCCTGCTCTGGTATTACAGTCGCCATCTCTCCGCCGCCACGGGCCCCCTGGCCATTACCGGCGGTCCCTCGGCCAGTCCGGAAATCTGCCGTCGGGTTGCCTCCCTCTGGCAGCGGCCCGTGGTCCGGGTTGCGGGGTCCGGCGCCTCCCTGGGCGCCGCCCTGGCAGCCTATGCTGGTCTGATCCTGAATCCGGAGGGTCGGGGTGATTTTAATGCCGGTTCCTCCGTTGAGGCGGCGGCTGTCCTGGCGCCCCTGGTTTCCCGAGGGGGTGCAGAAATACCCCCCGATCCCGTTCTGGTGGCTGCCTACCACCATGGCTCCGATGCCTACATCCCGGCCCTCATCCGGCGCTTCGAGGCTCTGGGGTCCTAA
- the xylA gene encoding xylose isomerase encodes MSNEVFSNIPEIKFEGPDSDNSLAFRHYNPSEKVGDKTMAEHLRFSMAFWHTMNGGGSDPFGADTAQRPWDSVSDPMEQARIKMRGIFELTEKLQIPFFCFHDRDIAPEGETLAKSHKNLDEIVGLAKTLMKTSKTRLLWGTANLFVHPRYMHGGATSPDLKVYAYAAGQVRKALEVTKELGGENYVFWGGREGYETLLNTDMKKELDNLAAFMHMAVDYAKEIGFDGQFLFEPKPKEPTKHQYDTDSATVYGFLEKYDLLPHVKLNIETNHATLAGHTIQHELHFARINGILGSVDANQGDTLLGWDTDQFPTDLYVSTLMMYEILKNGGLHRGGLNFDAKVRRPSYTVQDVVEAHIIGMDSFARGLKAAHSMLTDGVLEDFNAQRYASWNSDLGKKVAQGKATLAELEKSVLNDPVHVPASGRQEYLESIVNRYI; translated from the coding sequence ATGAGCAATGAAGTTTTTTCAAATATTCCCGAGATTAAGTTCGAGGGACCGGATAGCGACAACAGCCTGGCCTTCCGGCATTATAATCCCTCTGAAAAAGTAGGGGATAAGACCATGGCCGAACACCTGCGGTTCTCCATGGCGTTCTGGCACACCATGAACGGAGGAGGAAGCGATCCCTTCGGTGCTGACACCGCCCAACGCCCCTGGGACTCGGTATCCGATCCCATGGAGCAGGCCCGGATTAAGATGCGGGGCATCTTCGAATTAACCGAGAAACTGCAGATTCCCTTCTTCTGTTTCCACGACCGGGACATCGCCCCCGAGGGTGAGACCCTGGCAAAATCCCATAAAAACCTGGATGAGATCGTCGGCCTGGCCAAAACCCTGATGAAAACCAGCAAAACCCGGCTGCTCTGGGGCACTGCAAACCTCTTTGTTCATCCCCGGTACATGCACGGCGGCGCCACAAGTCCCGACCTGAAGGTGTACGCCTATGCGGCGGGACAGGTGCGCAAGGCCCTGGAAGTGACCAAGGAGCTGGGAGGCGAGAACTACGTATTCTGGGGCGGCCGGGAAGGCTATGAGACCCTCCTGAACACCGACATGAAGAAGGAACTGGATAATCTTGCAGCCTTCATGCACATGGCGGTGGACTATGCAAAAGAGATTGGCTTTGACGGCCAGTTCCTCTTTGAGCCTAAGCCCAAGGAACCCACCAAACACCAGTACGACACCGACAGCGCCACGGTCTACGGCTTCCTGGAGAAGTACGACCTGCTGCCCCACGTGAAGCTCAACATTGAAACAAACCACGCCACCCTGGCCGGTCACACCATTCAGCACGAGCTGCACTTCGCCCGGATCAACGGTATTCTGGGAAGCGTGGATGCCAATCAAGGCGATACCCTCCTGGGATGGGACACCGACCAGTTCCCCACGGACCTCTACGTCTCCACCCTGATGATGTACGAGATTCTGAAAAACGGTGGCCTGCACCGGGGCGGTCTGAACTTCGACGCGAAGGTTCGCCGGCCGTCCTACACCGTTCAGGATGTGGTAGAAGCCCATATCATCGGTATGGACAGCTTTGCCCGGGGGCTGAAGGCGGCGCATTCCATGCTGACAGACGGTGTATTGGAGGATTTCAACGCCCAGCGCTACGCCAGCTGGAACAGCGACCTGGGTAAAAAAGTGGCCCAGGGCAAAGCCACCCTGGCGGAACTCGAAAAGTCCGTACTCAATGACCCCGTTCATGTTCCCGCATCGGGACGTCAGGAGTATCTTGAGAGCATCGTGAACCGCTACATCTAA
- a CDS encoding response regulator has protein sequence MKTILIIDESPLIREYLSTQLEALGFSTIPAVNGLDGYTKLKGTLPDLVITDFYLTRKSCISILEDRLEDRNIQTTPVIVMATKLAKDAVVQLARLKVSKIVSKPLQLDILLKAVSEITGTTLGTDDTPCIIDAHLNDTILFIEVARGLNRHKIDQLRYKIAELTSLYQVQSPKVLIMFSTLDLVPGDEEKLLLFFDVITAQAQADPRFIKVLTESPQVKTIMENRQKLRAIQVTPNLEEAMEGLLGMRHDQGNHHDDALHRVLSPSAPKSPGSELIRLGYDETESGILFQNLEIAVVDDDPIIHEVIKTTFKQSKWTFRSYTNGRLFAADLANHEFALIFLDLMMPELNGFQVLEYLRRRGVEIPVIVLSALSRQESVKKAVSYGIHSYMIKPLKPRQVIRKTAEVLSLSL, from the coding sequence ATGAAAACGATCCTGATAATCGATGAATCGCCCCTCATCCGGGAATACCTCAGCACCCAGCTTGAAGCCCTGGGATTTTCAACCATCCCGGCCGTCAACGGGTTGGACGGCTATACCAAGCTGAAGGGTACCCTGCCTGATCTCGTCATCACGGATTTTTACCTAACCCGGAAAAGCTGCATATCCATCCTGGAAGACCGCCTGGAGGATCGTAACATCCAAACCACCCCGGTCATCGTAATGGCTACCAAACTCGCCAAGGATGCTGTGGTACAGCTGGCCCGCCTGAAGGTAAGCAAAATCGTATCCAAACCCCTGCAGCTGGACATCCTGCTCAAGGCGGTGAGCGAGATCACCGGCACCACCCTGGGAACCGACGATACCCCCTGCATCATCGACGCCCATCTGAATGATACCATCCTGTTCATCGAGGTAGCCCGTGGCCTGAACCGCCACAAAATCGACCAGTTGCGCTATAAAATTGCAGAACTCACCAGCCTGTACCAGGTGCAGTCTCCCAAGGTACTGATCATGTTCAGTACCCTGGACCTGGTTCCCGGGGATGAAGAAAAGCTGCTCTTATTTTTCGATGTAATTACCGCTCAGGCTCAGGCCGATCCCCGGTTTATCAAGGTGCTCACCGAAAGCCCCCAGGTAAAGACCATCATGGAAAACCGTCAGAAGCTCCGGGCAATCCAGGTAACGCCCAATCTGGAAGAGGCCATGGAGGGCCTTCTGGGTATGCGCCACGATCAAGGCAACCACCACGATGACGCCCTGCACCGGGTGCTCAGCCCATCCGCTCCAAAATCTCCGGGATCGGAGCTGATCCGCCTGGGATATGACGAGACGGAATCGGGCATCCTGTTTCAGAACCTTGAAATCGCCGTGGTCGACGATGACCCGATCATTCATGAGGTCATAAAAACCACATTCAAACAGAGCAAGTGGACCTTCCGGAGTTATACCAACGGCCGTCTTTTCGCCGCAGACCTCGCCAACCATGAGTTTGCCCTGATCTTTCTAGATCTCATGATGCCCGAACTGAACGGATTCCAGGTGCTGGAGTACCTGCGTCGCAGGGGCGTCGAGATCCCCGTTATTGTCCTTTCCGCCCTCAGCCGCCAAGAAAGCGTTAAAAAGGCCGTCAGCTACGGCATTCACAGTTATATGATTAAACCCCTGAAACCCCGGCAGGTTATCCGCAAAACCGCTGAGGTCTTAAGTCTATCCCTCTAG
- a CDS encoding helix-turn-helix transcriptional regulator produces MAQETVGNTIKIHRQMAGLTQEDFAQRIGVTRQTIIAMEKGNYVPSVLLALKIAREFEKPLEEIFYVDESG; encoded by the coding sequence ATGGCACAGGAAACCGTGGGTAATACAATCAAAATTCACCGCCAGATGGCAGGGCTGACCCAGGAGGATTTTGCCCAGCGTATCGGTGTAACCCGGCAAACCATCATTGCCATGGAAAAGGGCAACTACGTACCCTCGGTTTTGTTAGCACTGAAGATTGCCCGGGAATTCGAAAAGCCCCTGGAGGAGATTTTCTATGTTGATGAGTCTGGGTGA
- a CDS encoding methyl-accepting chemotaxis protein, whose amino-acid sequence MKKKLSARVWAIGSIILGQVFWIIEIFAASGSVLVDVLLITGALGFTGLGIGLLIMNANTVRRQLAQALEVSQEQQEAVRAVEELIRNNDSQSQDLISSIRASLFMNQRIQTSVDEIDDQAETMAQQVRSTSAAVEQTQATLESFTKRIESQSAAVVQTSSSIEEMNANLDSVSRVANQYRGQTGELVDLAGKGEEQAEHTNQIIEQINTHVDAVQSVIQVINGVASQTNLLSMNAAIEAAHAGDAGRGFAVVAEEIRKLAESTAENARNIGGTLKQIVQEIGEAKDLGNENLAYFKRVREDVNGVANAFAEIDQATDEISVGSGEVVKATSDLVHITEEIQQGAREIAESVTEMSRGLKELLQASDATDENSEKIDQVLSQNNKVLATLAQASIEGVDSINELEKVVLNLDESAMNSNMAALRHLFWAIQIRRLIDGDTKGAKLRSTALTDCWTHAWTQSQAGRSFQGFKAYDEFVPLHREFHATITQLVNRIKGSSPESRSEEEEDKLEENYQALLVLISRIISILNELGDEVDRREAERQARSGEADAASTSKELEESLETA is encoded by the coding sequence ATGAAGAAGAAACTGAGCGCACGGGTGTGGGCTATCGGAAGTATTATCCTGGGACAGGTGTTTTGGATTATTGAAATTTTTGCAGCCAGCGGTTCGGTTTTGGTGGATGTTCTGCTTATTACAGGGGCGCTGGGGTTTACCGGCCTGGGGATCGGGCTTTTAATTATGAATGCAAATACGGTTCGCCGCCAGCTTGCCCAGGCCTTGGAGGTTTCCCAGGAGCAACAGGAGGCGGTGAGGGCTGTGGAGGAACTGATCCGGAATAACGACAGTCAATCCCAGGATTTGATCAGCAGCATCCGGGCCTCCCTGTTCATGAACCAGCGGATCCAGACCAGCGTGGACGAGATCGACGATCAGGCCGAGACCATGGCCCAACAGGTGCGCAGCACCTCCGCGGCGGTGGAGCAGACCCAGGCTACCCTGGAGAGTTTTACTAAGCGGATTGAATCCCAATCAGCCGCAGTAGTGCAAACCTCATCATCCATTGAAGAGATGAATGCCAATCTGGACAGTGTTTCCCGGGTGGCGAACCAGTACCGGGGCCAAACCGGAGAGCTGGTGGACCTCGCCGGGAAGGGAGAGGAGCAGGCCGAACATACCAATCAGATCATAGAACAGATCAATACCCATGTGGATGCCGTCCAGTCTGTTATCCAGGTGATTAACGGGGTGGCCAGCCAGACGAATCTCCTGTCCATGAATGCCGCCATTGAGGCTGCCCACGCAGGAGACGCCGGACGGGGCTTTGCGGTAGTGGCTGAAGAAATCCGGAAGCTCGCGGAGTCCACAGCCGAAAATGCCCGGAACATCGGGGGAACCCTGAAACAGATTGTCCAGGAGATCGGTGAGGCCAAGGATCTGGGGAACGAGAACCTCGCCTACTTTAAACGGGTCAGGGAGGATGTAAACGGTGTCGCCAACGCCTTCGCGGAGATCGATCAGGCAACCGATGAGATTTCCGTGGGCAGCGGAGAGGTTGTCAAAGCCACCAGTGATCTGGTGCATATTACCGAGGAGATCCAGCAGGGCGCCCGGGAGATCGCCGAGAGCGTTACTGAAATGTCCCGGGGTTTAAAAGAGCTGCTTCAGGCCAGCGATGCCACGGATGAAAACTCCGAAAAGATCGATCAGGTTCTCTCCCAGAATAACAAGGTTCTGGCGACCCTGGCCCAGGCGAGTATCGAAGGGGTGGATTCAATCAACGAGCTGGAGAAGGTGGTGTTGAATCTGGATGAGTCGGCGATGAACTCCAACATGGCAGCCTTACGCCACCTCTTCTGGGCCATCCAGATACGCCGGTTGATCGACGGCGATACCAAGGGGGCAAAACTTCGGTCCACCGCCCTGACGGACTGCTGGACCCATGCCTGGACCCAGAGTCAAGCTGGTCGGTCCTTCCAAGGATTTAAGGCCTACGACGAGTTTGTTCCTCTGCACCGGGAGTTTCATGCCACCATTACGCAACTGGTGAACCGGATTAAGGGGTCGTCGCCGGAATCCCGCAGCGAAGAGGAAGAGGATAAACTCGAGGAGAATTACCAAGCCCTGCTTGTGCTAATAAGCCGGATTATCTCCATACTGAATGAACTGGGGGATGAGGTGGACCGCCGAGAGGCGGAGCGCCAGGCTCGAAGCGGCGAGGCAGATGCGGCAAGCACCAGCAAGGAGCTGGAAGAATCCCTAGAAACCGCCTGA
- a CDS encoding AraC family transcriptional regulator, whose translation MTITDVVFIHTMNKPQLIHWHSRRHAHEAGQYELHYFIHGEGTFENNRTTRSIRPGSLYLTLPGQVHKIHPRNLDRPLSYYAALFTLQADEPVYPLVNDPGFQTRFPLRLRGSQRFVLEEIKSSFSSENPYQRAAGEHRLLAFLYQLYGEEMHRRGMHGQPSDRNTPDSPASAHDVLQTPSEAAQTGRTPSAGPHTSPGLPAPGTNRGSGDFHLQLEQAASLFQEHLFSRISLDQVCQRLDISKEHLIRLFNRHLHTTPMRYYTHLKIEAASSMLINSDLSLKEIAWELGFSSPFHLSKRFKEHTGSTPSAYRKRYFRENPTGYHTKIIDPELETDQDY comes from the coding sequence ATGACGATTACCGATGTGGTATTCATTCACACCATGAATAAACCCCAGCTCATTCACTGGCATTCCCGGCGGCATGCTCACGAGGCGGGACAGTATGAACTGCATTATTTCATCCACGGCGAGGGAACCTTTGAAAACAACCGGACCACCCGGAGCATCAGACCGGGCAGTCTCTACCTAACCCTGCCCGGCCAGGTGCATAAGATTCATCCCCGGAACCTGGACCGCCCCCTGTCCTACTATGCCGCCCTCTTCACCCTCCAGGCCGATGAGCCGGTCTACCCCCTGGTGAACGATCCGGGATTCCAGACCCGGTTTCCCCTACGGCTCCGGGGTTCCCAGCGCTTCGTACTGGAGGAGATAAAAAGCAGCTTTTCATCGGAAAACCCCTACCAGCGGGCGGCGGGGGAACATCGCTTGCTCGCCTTTCTCTACCAACTCTACGGTGAGGAGATGCACCGCCGGGGCATGCATGGCCAGCCATCAGACCGGAACACCCCGGATTCCCCGGCATCCGCCCATGATGTGTTGCAAACACCATCGGAGGCGGCGCAAACCGGCCGAACCCCGTCCGCCGGCCCGCACACCAGCCCGGGCCTCCCGGCCCCTGGCACAAACCGGGGAAGCGGCGACTTCCACCTCCAACTGGAACAGGCTGCATCCCTGTTTCAGGAACACCTCTTCAGCCGGATATCCCTGGATCAGGTATGCCAGCGTCTGGACATTTCCAAGGAACACCTCATCCGCCTCTTTAACCGCCATCTCCACACCACTCCCATGCGCTACTACACCCATCTCAAGATCGAGGCGGCCAGCTCCATGCTCATCAATTCCGACCTCAGCCTCAAGGAAATCGCCTGGGAACTGGGTTTTTCGAGCCCCTTTCATTTGTCGAAACGGTTTAAGGAACATACCGGCAGCACTCCCAGCGCCTACCGGAAACGGTATTTCAGGGAAAACCCCACGGGGTACCACACCAAAATCATTGACCCCGAGTTGGAGACCGACCAGGACTACTAG
- the msrA gene encoding peptide-methionine (S)-S-oxide reductase MsrA, giving the protein MINQISIPIRRAPAAFLAAALVLLLPGLGTAQGNPPEQQDRTSVQPESLQPTQGPEQLRTAVFAGGCFWGVEGVFEHLRGVHRAVSGYAGGEARMANYNAVSRGVTEHAEAVLVEYDSQVISYQELLDVFFQVAHNPTQLNYQGPDRGTQYRSEIFTLSEDQERMASRAITDLELSGAFESPIVTVLSMLESPEEFYPAEEYHQDFMRKNPEYPYVVYWDWPKIDHLRQAFPDLFLDVQWR; this is encoded by the coding sequence ATGATCAATCAGATTTCCATACCAATCAGACGGGCGCCAGCTGCCTTCCTGGCTGCTGCCCTGGTACTCTTGCTTCCCGGACTGGGTACAGCCCAGGGGAACCCCCCGGAACAGCAGGACAGAACCTCCGTCCAGCCCGAATCACTCCAGCCGACCCAGGGGCCCGAACAACTCCGGACGGCCGTGTTCGCCGGGGGCTGTTTTTGGGGGGTGGAAGGCGTGTTTGAACACCTGCGAGGGGTGCATAGGGCGGTTTCTGGCTATGCCGGCGGAGAGGCACGGATGGCAAACTACAACGCGGTTAGCCGGGGAGTGACCGAACACGCCGAAGCGGTTCTCGTTGAATACGATTCCCAGGTCATCAGCTACCAGGAGTTGTTGGATGTCTTTTTTCAGGTGGCCCATAATCCTACCCAATTAAACTACCAGGGTCCGGACCGGGGAACCCAGTACCGGTCGGAGATATTTACCCTCTCGGAGGACCAGGAGAGGATGGCAAGCCGAGCCATCACCGACCTGGAACTCAGCGGGGCATTCGAATCACCCATAGTAACCGTCCTTTCAATGCTTGAAAGCCCCGAAGAATTCTACCCAGCCGAGGAATACCATCAGGATTTTATGAGGAAGAACCCCGAGTACCCCTATGTGGTATACTGGGACTGGCCTAAAATAGACCATCTGAGGCAGGCCTTTCCCGATCTCTTTCTTGATGTCCAGTGGCGTTAG